The following proteins are encoded in a genomic region of Mesoaciditoga lauensis cd-1655R = DSM 25116:
- a CDS encoding ATP-binding protein, with amino-acid sequence MPKPKDFGKKSVTRNPIIADLLHRAGYIEKMGTGLMRMRKAMKEAGLEEPLFEYDGFFTVTFKRPVLKRISHEWEIDEILIREGVNEGVNEGVKKRLENEIMYIYDKGYIKRKIWKKFSTSLQRRQKEI; translated from the coding sequence TTGCCAAAACCCAAAGATTTTGGAAAGAAAAGCGTTACTCGAAACCCGATAATAGCCGACTTGTTACACCGCGCCGGCTACATTGAAAAAATGGGAACTGGACTAATGAGAATGAGAAAGGCAATGAAAGAAGCAGGGCTTGAGGAGCCCCTCTTTGAATACGATGGATTTTTCACGGTTACGTTTAAAAGGCCAGTTTTAAAGAGAATAAGCCATGAATGGGAAATAGACGAAATACTCATTCGTGAGGGAGTAAATGAGGGAGTAAATGAGGGAGTAAAAAAACGACTTGAAAATGAAATTATGTACATCTACGATAAAGGATACATCAAACGGAAGATATGGAAAAAGTTTTCGACATCTCTACAGCGACGGCAGAAAGAGATTTAA
- a CDS encoding carbohydrate kinase family protein produces the protein MVLIVGDINVDFLVRIPRFPEYDDDVQIESLKLEGGGFASNTAYALKKLGTDTMLAGCVGNDQNGIVALKPLNEIGVDTSKVAVKEGKTGICFSMIDKTGVRRLMTYPGVNFSFEFSDIPQNVIDKAKWVHVAGMRSDVAFKIILNSKKVSWDPGKILLESDINIPEEVIHNVDYLILNKVEWQIFNERDKKSVSKFNDIIVKKGKEGVECYRHGEKLFDIPAFEAEAIDSTGAGDVFNAAFIHAMTTERRDFKSSLFFATAAGAFSVTKFGARSGAPSVEDVLKVLKNAY, from the coding sequence ATGGTCCTTATTGTTGGTGACATAAACGTTGATTTTCTCGTTAGAATACCCCGTTTCCCGGAATACGATGATGACGTTCAAATAGAATCTTTAAAGCTTGAAGGCGGAGGTTTTGCTTCAAATACCGCTTACGCTTTGAAAAAACTCGGCACAGATACGATGCTAGCAGGATGCGTTGGCAACGATCAAAATGGAATTGTCGCTCTTAAACCTTTAAATGAGATCGGCGTGGACACATCGAAAGTGGCGGTGAAAGAAGGCAAAACGGGAATTTGCTTCAGCATGATAGATAAGACCGGTGTCAGGCGGCTGATGACTTATCCAGGTGTGAATTTTTCGTTTGAGTTTTCGGATATTCCACAGAATGTTATCGATAAGGCGAAATGGGTTCATGTTGCCGGTATGAGGTCCGATGTTGCTTTCAAAATCATTTTAAATTCAAAAAAAGTCAGCTGGGATCCGGGAAAGATTCTTTTGGAATCGGATATCAACATTCCCGAAGAAGTGATTCACAACGTTGATTACTTAATTCTCAACAAAGTAGAATGGCAGATCTTTAACGAAAGAGATAAAAAAAGTGTTTCCAAATTCAACGACATCATTGTAAAAAAGGGGAAAGAAGGCGTTGAGTGTTACAGACATGGGGAAAAGCTTTTTGACATCCCGGCTTTTGAGGCAGAAGCGATCGACTCAACCGGTGCTGGAGATGTTTTTAACGCCGCTTTTATCCATGCGATGACCACAGAAAGGAGAGATTTCAAATCTTCATTGTTTTTTGCCACGGCGGCCGGAGCTTTTTCGGTCACCAAATTCGGGGCGAGAAGTGGGGCCCCTTCTGTAGAAGATGTCTTGAAAGTGTTAAAAAACGCTTATTGA
- a CDS encoding helix-turn-helix domain-containing protein, with product MALNRANETLKENATPQELVELSYVDILASIASAFIKYRSKYNLTQKMLADKLGISQVMISRIKMGNGIYP from the coding sequence ATGGCTTTGAACAGGGCAAACGAAACGTTGAAAGAAAACGCGACGCCACAAGAGCTTGTAGAACTTTCTTATGTGGATATATTGGCTTCCATTGCGAGCGCTTTCATAAAATACCGTTCTAAATACAATCTGACACAAAAAATGCTCGCTGACAAATTGGGAATTTCACAGGTTATGATCTCGAGAATAAAAATGGGGAATGGAATCTATCCATGA
- a CDS encoding helix-turn-helix domain-containing protein, which translates to MKSFEDVKKRLMKNKEFADAYRRNKPLADFIDEMLSLRAKKGWTQKDLADRLGMKVPNISRIEAGKQNITFSTMQKISEALNGKLLITLRKEDFVELSPTTKKIMKKIVKAEKKSPAEILEEALKAYESDKSLTH; encoded by the coding sequence ATGAAAAGTTTTGAAGATGTGAAAAAGCGTCTCATGAAAAACAAAGAATTTGCCGATGCGTATAGAAGAAACAAACCTCTGGCAGATTTTATAGATGAAATGCTTTCTTTAAGGGCTAAAAAAGGTTGGACACAAAAGGATTTAGCAGATAGACTCGGCATGAAAGTTCCAAACATATCTCGCATAGAAGCTGGAAAGCAAAACATTACTTTCTCAACTATGCAAAAAATAAGCGAGGCGTTAAATGGAAAGCTCTTAATCACTTTGAGAAAAGAAGACTTTGTAGAGCTTTCACCTACTACAAAAAAGATCATGAAAAAGATTGTAAAGGCAGAGAAAAAATCACCCGCGGAGATTTTAGAAGAAGCACTTAAGGCTTACGAATCAGACAAATCGTTAACCCATTGA
- a CDS encoding helix-turn-helix domain-containing protein, translated as MTNKKLKELKSMAKKYHDWEKQNKNKAKTFDDFIKGEERNPLEDFIVEVSNERIAQGMSQADLAKKMKTTQSVISRFENMGRKPSFEFMQKLAEALGGKIGITIHDDYTITVPKEYRETIDKLSKKSGKSPKAFLQELLINALEKTNTRRKGKVKA; from the coding sequence ATGACCAATAAAAAACTGAAAGAGCTTAAATCCATGGCTAAAAAATACCATGATTGGGAAAAACAAAACAAGAACAAAGCAAAAACATTTGATGACTTCATAAAAGGTGAAGAACGAAATCCACTTGAAGATTTTATCGTTGAAGTTTCAAACGAAAGAATAGCTCAAGGAATGAGTCAAGCGGATCTTGCCAAAAAAATGAAAACCACGCAGTCCGTTATATCTCGTTTTGAAAACATGGGAAGGAAACCAAGTTTTGAATTCATGCAAAAGCTTGCAGAAGCTCTCGGCGGAAAGATTGGAATAACGATTCATGACGATTACACCATCACCGTTCCCAAAGAATACAGAGAAACCATTGACAAATTGAGTAAAAAATCTGGAAAATCACCAAAAGCATTCTTGCAAGAACTCCTGATAAACGCCTTAGAAAAAACCAACACTCGGAGAAAAGGAAAAGTGAAAGCCTGA